The Papio anubis isolate 15944 chromosome 1, Panubis1.0, whole genome shotgun sequence genome window below encodes:
- the RD3 gene encoding protein RD3, translating to MHACPVSAGPGAMSLISWLRWNEAPSRLSSRSPAEMVLETLMMELTGQMREAERQQRERSTAVRKVCTGVDYSWLASTPRPTYDLSPSERLQLEDVCVKIHPSYCGPAILRFRQLLAEQEPEVQEVSQIFRSVLQEVLERMKQEEEAHKLTRQWSLRPRGSLATFKTRARISPFASDIRTISEDVERDAPPPLRSWSMPEFRAPKTN from the exons ATGCACGCCTGTCCTGTCTCAGCAGGGCCAGGGGCTATGTCTCTCATCTCATGGCTTCGGTGGAACGAGGCCCCATCCCGACTGTCCTCCAGGAGCCCTGCTGAGATGGTGCTGGAGACACTTATGATGGAGCTGACGGGGCAGATGCGAGAGGCTGAGAGGCAGCAGCGGGAGCGCAGCACTGCGGTCAGGAAGGTCTGCACCGGTGTGGACTACAGCTGGCTGGCCAGCACACCCCGGCCCACCTATGACCTCAGCCCCAGTGAGCGGCTGCAGCTGGAGGATGTCTGCGTTAAGATCCACCCATCCTATTGTGGGCCTGCCATCCTCAG GTTCCGGCAGCTGCTGGCGGAGCAGGAGCCCGAGGTGCAGGAGGTGTCCCAGATTTTCCGCTCGGTGCTGCAGGAGGTTCTGGAGAGGATGAAGCAGGAAGAGGAGGCCCACAAGCTGACGCGCCAGTGGAGCCTGCGGCCCCGCGGCAGCCTGGCCACCTTCAAGACCCGCGCGCGCATCTCCCCCTTCGCCAGCGACATCAGGACCATCTCCGAGGACGTGGAGCGGGACGCGCCGCCGCCACTGCGGTCCTGGAGCATGCCCGAATTCCGGGCGCCCAAAACCAACTGA